A region from the Halobacillus mangrovi genome encodes:
- a CDS encoding 2-isopropylmalate synthase, with amino-acid sequence MAHVNVFDTTLRDGEQSAGVNLNRLEKLEIAKQLERLGVDIMEAGFPASSQGDFDAVKEIADTVRGCSVTGLARANKRDIDIAWEALKGGAEPRLHIFLATSPIHMTHKLKKTPEEIVETAVEMVAYAKEKFPHVQWSAEDASRSDLDFLVHIIEKVIDAGATVINLPDTVGYTTPDEYGKMFQYVKEHVPNIDKAILSAHCHDDLGMAVSNSISAIEHGVRQIEGTINGIGERAGNAALEEIAVALQIRKDRYDYQTNLVLNEIKRTSDLVSRLTGMMVPGNKAVVGRNAFAHESGIHQDGVLKEASTYEIITPAMVGIDSNRMVLGKHSGRHAFKQKAQELGFELNESKLKEAFESFKNLTGKKKEVTEDDLFAILTDTQTENEDQPKYEMKAFQVQYGSINRPTATVLLTRPDGEEVEKANTGEGSVEAIYNTLDDLIDADVHLQDYQLSSIGKGRDALAEVHVQLTVNGVKASGRAADQDVLEASANAFINAVNRTLNRQYKDSYQQVQV; translated from the coding sequence ATGGCTCACGTTAATGTATTCGATACAACACTAAGAGATGGAGAGCAGTCCGCTGGAGTCAATTTGAATCGTTTAGAGAAACTTGAAATTGCCAAACAGCTGGAACGTTTAGGGGTAGATATTATGGAAGCGGGTTTTCCTGCTTCCTCCCAAGGCGACTTTGATGCCGTCAAAGAGATTGCGGATACCGTCCGAGGTTGTTCGGTTACAGGATTAGCGAGAGCAAACAAGCGTGATATCGACATCGCTTGGGAGGCCTTGAAAGGCGGAGCGGAGCCGAGGTTGCATATTTTTCTAGCAACCTCCCCAATCCACATGACTCATAAATTGAAGAAAACGCCAGAGGAAATCGTTGAAACCGCTGTGGAAATGGTGGCTTACGCGAAGGAAAAATTCCCGCACGTCCAGTGGTCAGCAGAAGATGCAAGCCGCTCCGATCTTGACTTCTTAGTCCATATTATTGAGAAAGTGATCGATGCCGGTGCTACAGTCATCAACCTGCCTGATACGGTCGGCTACACGACGCCGGATGAATATGGCAAGATGTTTCAGTACGTGAAAGAACACGTGCCGAATATTGATAAAGCCATTCTTTCTGCACATTGCCACGATGATCTAGGAATGGCTGTAAGCAATAGCATTTCTGCTATCGAACATGGGGTACGACAAATTGAAGGAACGATCAACGGAATTGGCGAACGTGCAGGAAACGCAGCTCTTGAAGAGATTGCCGTTGCCCTTCAAATCCGTAAAGACCGTTACGACTATCAGACTAACCTCGTGTTAAATGAAATCAAACGTACGAGTGATCTTGTCAGCAGGCTGACAGGCATGATGGTCCCAGGAAATAAAGCGGTTGTTGGACGTAATGCTTTCGCTCACGAATCTGGTATTCACCAGGACGGTGTGTTGAAGGAAGCATCAACGTACGAAATTATCACCCCAGCGATGGTTGGCATCGATTCCAATCGAATGGTCCTGGGCAAACATTCTGGGCGACACGCGTTCAAACAAAAAGCACAAGAGCTTGGGTTCGAACTGAACGAGTCTAAGCTGAAAGAAGCGTTTGAATCCTTCAAGAACCTTACAGGCAAGAAGAAAGAAGTTACAGAAGACGATCTGTTTGCGATTCTAACCGATACACAAACAGAAAACGAAGATCAGCCTAAGTACGAGATGAAGGCTTTCCAAGTGCAATACGGAAGTATCAATCGTCCGACGGCTACAGTATTGCTTACCCGTCCAGATGGTGAGGAAGTCGAGAAAGCAAATACAGGTGAAGGAAGCGTAGAAGCGATTTACAATACGCTGGATGATTTGATTGATGCAGATGTTCATTTGCAGGATTATCAATTAAGTTCAATCGGTAAAGGGCGAGATGCTCTGGCTGAAGTTCATGTTCAACTGACCGTCAATGGTGTGAAAGCATCTGGTCGTGCTGCCGATCAGGACGTACTGGAAGCTTCGGCCAACGCCTTCATCAATGCTGTAAACCGTACACTTAATCGACAATACAAGGATTCGTATCAACAAGTCCAAGTCTAA
- the leuC gene encoding 3-isopropylmalate dehydratase large subunit: protein MSQPKTIIEKIWEQHVVHEEEGKPNLLYIDLHLVHEVTSPQAFEGLRMSGRKVRRPERTFATMDHNVPTVHRNVIKDAVSKKQMETLKENCEEFGINLADINHPDQGIVHVIGPELGLTQPGKTIVCGDSHTSTHGAFGALAFGIGTSEVEHVLATQSLWQAKPKTLQVHIEGKLGTGVTAKDLILAIIGKYGVRFGTGHVIEYTGEAIRNLSMEERMTVCNMSIEAGARAGLISPDQTTVDYLKGKRYVPEGEAFDEIAEQWLSLASDEGASYDQTVTMHANEIEPQVTWGTNPSQCVPVGGSVPDPEAMTEDEDKDGVQRAIDYMGLEANQPIVSIPVEHVFIGSCTNSRLSDLRKAAEIVRGGKVHENVRALVVPGSKSVKDAAEAEGLDTIFLTAGFEWRDAGCSMCLAMNDDIVPPGERCASTSNRNFEGRQGNGARTHLVSPEMAAAAALEGKFVDVRKYASAVGG, encoded by the coding sequence ATGAGTCAACCGAAGACAATTATTGAGAAGATTTGGGAGCAGCATGTTGTTCATGAAGAAGAGGGGAAGCCGAACCTATTATATATCGACTTACATTTGGTCCATGAAGTGACTTCCCCTCAAGCATTTGAAGGTTTGCGAATGAGTGGCCGAAAGGTGCGGCGTCCTGAACGCACCTTCGCCACGATGGATCACAACGTTCCGACCGTCCATCGGAACGTTATCAAGGATGCCGTTTCTAAGAAACAAATGGAAACGCTGAAAGAAAACTGTGAAGAGTTCGGAATTAATTTGGCAGACATCAACCACCCGGATCAAGGAATTGTACACGTAATTGGTCCTGAACTTGGACTGACACAGCCTGGTAAGACGATTGTTTGCGGGGATAGCCACACGTCAACCCATGGAGCATTTGGAGCTCTTGCCTTTGGTATTGGGACAAGTGAAGTGGAACACGTCTTAGCCACACAATCTTTGTGGCAGGCAAAGCCGAAAACCCTTCAAGTTCATATTGAAGGAAAACTGGGTACAGGCGTAACTGCAAAGGATTTAATTCTCGCGATCATCGGAAAGTATGGTGTCCGTTTTGGTACAGGGCACGTCATTGAATATACTGGTGAGGCGATCCGCAACCTTTCCATGGAAGAGAGAATGACGGTTTGCAACATGTCGATCGAGGCTGGCGCAAGAGCAGGCTTGATCAGTCCCGACCAGACCACAGTCGATTATTTGAAAGGTAAACGTTACGTTCCAGAAGGCGAAGCTTTTGACGAAATCGCTGAACAGTGGCTGTCTCTAGCATCTGACGAAGGAGCAAGTTACGATCAGACCGTCACGATGCACGCCAACGAAATTGAGCCACAAGTGACATGGGGAACAAACCCATCTCAATGTGTACCGGTTGGCGGAAGCGTTCCTGATCCGGAAGCAATGACTGAGGACGAGGACAAGGATGGTGTACAGCGTGCCATTGATTATATGGGACTAGAAGCGAATCAGCCGATTGTTTCCATCCCGGTTGAGCATGTGTTCATCGGTTCGTGTACCAACTCCAGACTGAGTGACTTGAGAAAAGCGGCTGAAATCGTTCGCGGCGGCAAAGTCCATGAAAATGTGAGAGCGCTTGTCGTTCCAGGTTCCAAGTCCGTCAAAGACGCGGCTGAAGCGGAAGGTTTAGATACAATCTTCCTTACAGCTGGATTTGAATGGCGCGATGCTGGATGCAGCATGTGCCTTGCAATGAATGATGATATCGTTCCGCCAGGCGAACGCTGTGCTTCCACATCAAACCGAAACTTTGAAGGGCGTCAAGGAAACGGAGCGAGAACTCATCTTGTCAGCCCTGAAATGGCAGCCGCCGCTGCGCTCGAAGGAAAGTTCGTCGATGTCAGAAAATACGCCAGTGCTGTAGGAGGGTGA
- a CDS encoding DUF421 domain-containing protein yields MEDFIQVVSRSIGSFVLLVVVTLFTGKHINAHKNYYSFALSITIGSIIANMGFNTNLNFFEMTAGFLALVCMFYLLLFLAAKSRRLRSWISGQPTVVMEGGKILEDNMKKIKFSLDDLNQHLREFGIFDINEVDDAMVEVSGELSIRKKNQFQPVTKRDLNLSSSPGSLPIELIMDGRLIKKNFSDRYNDSWITAELKKRNLTIEDVYYAVVNSNGILFIDSYQDHIQSPSDVE; encoded by the coding sequence ATGGAGGACTTCATTCAAGTCGTTTCAAGGTCTATAGGGAGCTTTGTCCTTTTAGTCGTCGTCACTTTGTTTACAGGTAAACATATCAATGCGCATAAAAATTACTATAGCTTTGCCCTTTCTATTACGATCGGGTCAATTATAGCTAATATGGGATTTAATACAAATTTGAATTTTTTTGAGATGACCGCTGGTTTCCTTGCTTTAGTTTGCATGTTTTATTTATTACTTTTTTTAGCTGCCAAAAGCCGACGATTACGGTCCTGGATTTCAGGTCAGCCTACCGTAGTTATGGAAGGTGGCAAAATTCTTGAGGACAATATGAAGAAGATTAAATTCTCCTTAGATGACCTTAACCAACATTTAAGAGAGTTTGGAATATTTGATATTAATGAAGTGGATGATGCGATGGTGGAAGTAAGCGGCGAATTATCCATTCGTAAAAAGAACCAATTTCAGCCGGTGACAAAGAGAGATCTAAACCTTTCTTCATCCCCTGGATCTTTGCCTATTGAGCTGATCATGGACGGAAGATTGATAAAGAAAAATTTCTCTGATCGCTACAATGATTCATGGATTACAGCTGAATTGAAAAAAAGGAATTTAACGATTGAAGATGTGTACTATGCGGTTGTGAACAGCAATGGCATTCTTTTTATTGATTCCTATCAAGATCATATTCAATCTCCATCGGATGTTGAATGA
- the ilvC gene encoding ketol-acid reductoisomerase has translation MAKVYYHNDIQDEVLKNKKVAVVGYGSQGHAHAQNLKESGHDVVVGLRKGKSWDKAEQDGLEVKVVAEAVADADVVMVLLPDEHQPSVYEEHIKPNLKSGAALAFAHGFNVHFNQVVPPSDVDVFLVAPKGPGHLVRRTFEEGAGVPALIGVEQNVTGEAKEIALAYAKGIGGGRAGVLETSFQEETETDLFGEQAVLCGGLSSLVKAGFETLTEAGYQPEVAYFECMHELKLIVDLMYEGGLEGMRYSISDTAQWGDFVSGPRVVDESTKARMKDVLTDIQTGKFAKGWILENKVNRPEFNAINARENSHQIEKVGRELRELMPFVKKSQSKEKDVVTHGSR, from the coding sequence ATGGCAAAAGTTTATTATCACAACGATATTCAAGATGAGGTACTAAAAAATAAAAAGGTGGCCGTTGTTGGATACGGTTCCCAAGGTCATGCTCACGCTCAGAACTTGAAAGAAAGCGGTCATGACGTAGTGGTTGGACTTCGTAAAGGGAAGTCCTGGGATAAAGCTGAACAAGACGGCCTTGAAGTTAAAGTCGTAGCAGAAGCTGTAGCGGACGCAGATGTGGTCATGGTTCTCTTGCCGGATGAACATCAGCCGAGTGTATATGAAGAACACATCAAACCGAACCTGAAGTCTGGCGCAGCATTGGCTTTCGCTCACGGTTTCAATGTTCACTTCAACCAGGTGGTTCCTCCATCTGATGTTGACGTTTTCCTTGTTGCACCAAAAGGGCCAGGACACCTTGTCCGTCGTACTTTTGAAGAAGGCGCAGGCGTACCGGCACTAATCGGTGTTGAGCAAAATGTAACAGGTGAAGCGAAAGAAATCGCGCTTGCTTACGCTAAAGGCATTGGAGGCGGCCGTGCAGGCGTACTTGAAACAAGTTTCCAAGAAGAAACGGAAACCGATCTATTTGGAGAGCAGGCAGTACTTTGCGGCGGCCTTTCAAGTTTAGTTAAAGCCGGATTCGAAACGCTGACAGAAGCTGGCTATCAGCCGGAAGTTGCTTACTTCGAGTGCATGCACGAACTGAAACTTATCGTCGACCTTATGTACGAAGGCGGTCTTGAGGGCATGCGTTATTCCATTTCTGATACAGCACAGTGGGGTGACTTCGTTTCAGGTCCGCGTGTTGTCGACGAATCTACGAAAGCCCGCATGAAGGATGTACTAACTGATATCCAGACAGGTAAATTCGCTAAAGGCTGGATTCTTGAAAACAAAGTCAATCGTCCGGAATTCAACGCAATCAATGCAAGAGAGAATAGTCATCAAATCGAAAAGGTGGGTAGAGAGCTCCGTGAATTAATGCCATTCGTCAAGAAATCCCAATCCAAAGAAAAGGATGTGGTCACACATGGCTCACGTTAA
- a CDS encoding YjcZ family sporulation protein, with product MGWYGGYGGCGYGGRYGGSSFVLIVVLFILLIIVGASFYY from the coding sequence ATGGGCTGGTATGGTGGCTACGGCGGCTGCGGATACGGCGGAAGATACGGTGGAAGTTCATTCGTATTGATCGTTGTGTTGTTTATTCTTTTGATTATCGTAGGAGCTTCTTTCTATTACTAA
- a CDS encoding SDR family oxidoreductase, giving the protein MSNNKKEIQPKQHQNRQPGFEYEMNPLPAYVDEKYNGSGKLSGKVAVVTGGDSGIGRAVSLYFAKEGADVAILYLDEHEDAEATKKLVENEEKKCELISGDIGDSIFCENAVKQITDSFGTIDILVNNAAEQYPQQNFLDITNEQMEKTFRTNFFSYLYMTKAVLPHLKKGSSIINTSSVTAYQGNEQLIDYSSTKGAITAFTRSLAKSLVSKGIRVNGVAPGPIWTPLIPASFDKQKVAEFGSDNPMGRPGQPREVAPAFVYLASNDSSYVTGQMIHVNGGIPVNG; this is encoded by the coding sequence ATGTCAAATAACAAGAAGGAAATACAGCCAAAACAACATCAAAACCGTCAGCCTGGATTTGAATACGAAATGAACCCACTGCCCGCATACGTAGATGAGAAATACAATGGCAGCGGAAAGCTAAGTGGAAAAGTAGCCGTCGTCACAGGTGGAGACAGCGGTATTGGCCGTGCGGTAAGTTTATACTTTGCCAAAGAAGGGGCAGACGTAGCCATCCTCTACCTTGATGAACATGAAGACGCTGAAGCGACTAAGAAACTAGTTGAAAATGAAGAGAAAAAATGTGAGCTAATCAGTGGTGATATCGGTGACTCTATTTTTTGTGAGAACGCTGTAAAACAAATTACAGACAGCTTTGGGACCATTGATATACTAGTTAACAACGCGGCCGAACAGTATCCCCAACAGAATTTTCTTGATATTACAAACGAGCAAATGGAAAAGACATTCCGTACCAACTTCTTTTCTTACCTTTATATGACGAAAGCTGTCCTTCCCCACCTTAAAAAAGGAAGCAGCATTATCAACACCTCTTCCGTCACCGCTTATCAGGGAAACGAACAGTTGATTGATTATTCATCGACAAAAGGAGCGATCACGGCTTTTACTAGATCTCTAGCTAAGTCACTTGTAAGTAAAGGCATTCGCGTTAATGGGGTTGCTCCTGGACCAATCTGGACTCCGCTCATCCCAGCAAGTTTTGACAAACAGAAAGTTGCCGAATTTGGTTCTGATAACCCAATGGGACGACCTGGACAGCCCAGGGAAGTTGCTCCAGCTTTTGTCTATTTAGCAAGTAATGACTCCAGTTATGTAACCGGACAGATGATTCATGTGAATGGCGGAATTCCGGTCAATGGATAA
- the leuB gene encoding 3-isopropylmalate dehydrogenase yields MKKHIVLLPGDGIGPEVTKAAKRVLEAVAERYQHTFTFESQDIGGAAIDQQGSPLPENTVEACKKADAVFLGAVGGPKWDQLPGHMRPEKGLLGIRKQLGLFANLRPVKAYQQLLHASPLKPEVVAGSDLLIVRELTGGLYFGEPSERRKNGKEVVDTLAYQKEEIERIVEKGFESARLRRKHLTSVDKANVLESSRMWREVVEEKKKDYPDVTVEHMLVDAAAMKLVTNPSAFDVIVTENMFGDILSDEASVLTGSLGMLPSASVRSDGVGLYEPVHGSAPDIAGENKANPLAAILSTAMMLKHSFQMEEEAEEIEKAVADVLQARYHTADLQITNGVQVSGSELANKVIEQLSTSDAAENIMRCYV; encoded by the coding sequence ATGAAAAAGCATATCGTTCTTTTGCCGGGAGATGGAATCGGCCCGGAAGTCACCAAAGCAGCTAAACGCGTTCTTGAAGCCGTTGCAGAACGCTATCAACACACGTTCACGTTTGAAAGTCAAGACATCGGAGGAGCGGCGATCGATCAACAAGGATCACCGCTTCCTGAAAATACAGTAGAAGCGTGCAAAAAAGCCGATGCTGTTTTTCTCGGAGCTGTTGGAGGTCCAAAATGGGATCAACTGCCTGGCCACATGAGGCCAGAAAAAGGACTGCTTGGCATCCGTAAACAACTTGGACTTTTTGCAAATCTTCGTCCCGTCAAAGCTTATCAGCAATTGCTGCATGCATCGCCGCTTAAGCCTGAAGTCGTCGCAGGTAGTGACCTTCTGATCGTTCGTGAGCTGACTGGTGGCCTGTATTTCGGTGAGCCAAGTGAACGTAGGAAGAATGGCAAGGAAGTTGTTGATACACTTGCATATCAAAAAGAAGAAATCGAACGTATTGTAGAAAAAGGATTCGAAAGTGCAAGACTTCGCAGAAAGCACCTCACTTCCGTCGATAAAGCGAACGTATTGGAATCAAGCCGTATGTGGCGTGAAGTTGTTGAAGAAAAGAAAAAGGATTACCCGGATGTTACCGTTGAGCATATGCTTGTAGACGCTGCAGCGATGAAGCTTGTCACGAACCCATCGGCTTTCGATGTTATTGTCACTGAGAATATGTTCGGAGACATTTTGAGTGATGAAGCATCTGTTCTTACTGGGTCACTCGGCATGCTTCCATCGGCGAGTGTAAGAAGTGACGGTGTAGGACTCTACGAACCGGTACACGGTTCTGCTCCAGATATTGCCGGAGAAAATAAAGCCAATCCTCTGGCTGCTATCCTTTCAACGGCGATGATGCTGAAACATTCCTTCCAAATGGAAGAAGAAGCAGAGGAAATTGAAAAAGCCGTGGCTGATGTATTGCAAGCTCGTTATCATACAGCAGATCTGCAAATAACGAACGGCGTTCAAGTAAGCGGAAGTGAACTTGCAAATAAAGTGATCGAACAATTGAGTACAAGTGATGCAGCTGAAAATATCATGCGCTGTTACGTGTAA
- the ilvB gene encoding biosynthetic-type acetolactate synthase large subunit, translated as MKAEASVKEQTATKTGADLLVEALIDQKVDTLFGYPGGAVLPIYDAIYRAKGSFDHILPRHEQGGIHAAEGYARVSGRPGVVIGTSGPGATNLVTGIADAMMDSIPLVIFTGQVAKGVIGTDAFQESDIMGITTPITKHNYQVQAIEELPRIVKEAFHIATTGRPGPVVVDIPKDISSTVQANKVDDSFHLPGYQPNLKPNPLQINKLHEALVAAKKPVVLAGSGIVHAGASDELREFVHNYQLPVTTTLLGLGSYPGNDDLSLGMAGMHGTYAANIALYECDLLINIGSRFDDRLTGNLKHFAPSATVAHIDVDPAEIGKNVPTQIPIVSDAKAALQSINKKKVQGLDHKNWMADIDHNKTECPLWHEQPESEIVPQWLIQKVYEYTKGEAVVTTDVGQHQMWAAQYYHFDRPNRWVTSGGLGTMGYGFPAAIGAQLADMDSTCVAIVGDGGFQMTMQELSILQERRLPVKVLIVNNQALGMVRQWQEKFYEERYSESIIDVQPDFVKLAESYQVPGYYIDSQKSLEEVLPKVLADDQPAVIDCRVLQKENVYPMIAPGKGLHEMIGVKKP; from the coding sequence ATGAAGGCAGAGGCAAGTGTGAAGGAGCAGACGGCCACGAAGACAGGGGCGGATTTGTTAGTAGAAGCGTTGATCGATCAAAAAGTCGATACGTTGTTCGGGTACCCGGGTGGAGCTGTACTACCGATTTATGATGCCATCTATCGTGCGAAAGGAAGTTTCGACCATATCCTGCCAAGACATGAGCAGGGAGGCATCCATGCAGCGGAAGGGTATGCGAGAGTATCCGGCAGACCAGGAGTTGTGATCGGAACTTCAGGCCCGGGGGCTACAAACCTTGTGACTGGGATCGCGGATGCGATGATGGATTCTATTCCACTCGTCATTTTCACTGGCCAAGTCGCTAAAGGCGTTATAGGAACAGATGCGTTCCAGGAGTCCGACATCATGGGTATCACGACACCAATCACAAAACACAACTATCAAGTTCAAGCGATCGAAGAGCTCCCTAGAATTGTGAAGGAAGCCTTTCATATTGCCACGACCGGACGTCCTGGCCCTGTTGTCGTAGATATTCCAAAAGATATTTCATCGACGGTTCAAGCAAATAAAGTCGATGATAGCTTTCACCTTCCGGGTTATCAACCGAATCTAAAACCAAATCCGCTTCAGATCAATAAACTTCACGAAGCTCTAGTGGCAGCCAAGAAACCAGTGGTCCTTGCAGGTTCAGGAATCGTTCATGCAGGTGCTTCAGACGAATTGAGAGAATTCGTTCATAATTACCAGCTGCCTGTCACGACTACACTGCTCGGTCTAGGAAGTTACCCAGGCAATGATGATCTGTCGCTTGGAATGGCCGGAATGCACGGAACATACGCAGCAAACATTGCCCTTTACGAATGCGACTTGTTAATCAATATCGGTTCCCGTTTCGATGATCGACTGACCGGAAACCTGAAACATTTTGCACCGTCAGCAACTGTTGCGCACATCGATGTTGATCCTGCTGAGATCGGTAAAAACGTACCGACACAAATCCCGATCGTATCCGATGCAAAAGCGGCACTCCAATCGATCAACAAGAAGAAAGTCCAGGGGCTTGATCATAAAAACTGGATGGCTGATATCGACCATAATAAGACGGAATGTCCACTGTGGCATGAACAGCCAGAATCAGAAATTGTTCCTCAATGGTTGATCCAAAAAGTCTATGAATATACCAAAGGCGAGGCTGTAGTAACCACTGATGTTGGTCAGCACCAGATGTGGGCGGCGCAATATTATCATTTTGACCGTCCGAATCGCTGGGTAACTTCAGGAGGCTTGGGAACGATGGGATACGGCTTCCCAGCAGCTATTGGTGCACAGCTCGCAGATATGGATTCTACTTGCGTAGCGATCGTAGGAGACGGCGGGTTCCAGATGACCATGCAAGAGCTGTCTATCTTACAAGAGCGGAGGCTGCCGGTGAAAGTACTCATCGTTAACAATCAGGCGCTGGGTATGGTTCGTCAGTGGCAAGAGAAGTTCTATGAGGAGCGTTATTCCGAATCCATTATCGATGTTCAGCCTGATTTCGTAAAACTTGCAGAAAGCTATCAAGTCCCAGGGTATTATATCGACTCACAAAAGAGTTTGGAGGAAGTCCTTCCGAAAGTGCTAGCTGACGATCAGCCAGCAGTTATCGATTGCCGCGTACTTCAGAAGGAGAATGTATATCCAATGATTGCCCCAGGTAAAGGGCTTCACGAAATGATTGGGGTGAAGAAACCATGA
- the ilvN gene encoding acetolactate synthase small subunit, producing the protein MRRIVTAIVHNRSGVLNRVTGLLAKRQFNIESISVGRTETEGVSKMTFVVEVEDERKLEQLTKQLNKQIDVLKVSDITDKAIVARELAMVKVISNPQIRNEIQGIIEPFRASIIDVSKESVTVQVTGKSDKVDALIELLRPYGIKELARTGLTAFTRGHQPQVAEFKPYSLLK; encoded by the coding sequence ATGAGAAGGATTGTAACAGCCATCGTCCACAACCGAAGCGGTGTTCTAAACCGGGTCACCGGGTTGCTGGCGAAGCGGCAGTTCAATATAGAAAGCATCTCCGTCGGACGAACGGAAACGGAGGGGGTCTCAAAAATGACCTTCGTCGTGGAAGTGGAAGACGAGAGAAAGCTAGAACAGCTTACTAAACAGCTGAACAAACAAATTGATGTGTTGAAAGTTTCGGATATTACAGACAAAGCGATCGTTGCAAGAGAACTAGCGATGGTGAAAGTCATCAGTAACCCGCAAATCCGAAATGAAATTCAGGGCATCATCGAACCGTTCCGCGCGTCAATTATTGATGTCAGCAAAGAAAGTGTGACGGTTCAGGTAACTGGAAAATCAGATAAAGTCGATGCCCTTATCGAACTATTAAGACCTTATGGAATCAAAGAATTGGCTCGCACCGGTTTAACAGCCTTTACAAGAGGTCATCAGCCGCAAGTTGCCGAGTTCAAACCTTATTCACTACTAAAATAA
- the ilvE gene encoding branched-chain-amino-acid transaminase: MSSQWIYLGGEYVNKNEAVVSVYDHGFLYGDGVFEGIRVYEGNIFKLDEHLNRLYDSAKSIMLQIPYEKEELEEIIAETVRKNQLETAYIRVVVSRGSGNLGLDPASCSNPRVVVIAEALALFPKELYERGVRLASVSSRRNRPDVLPPQVKSLNYLNNILVKMEANQIGVDEALMLNDQGYVTEGSADNIFIVKNGTILTPPTYLGALEGITRNAIIDLAKDKGYEVKEQPFTRHDVYVADEVFLTGTAAEVIAVVEVDQRQVGDGSPGVVTNHLLSEFRKITTTDGHKVYAENQANVS; this comes from the coding sequence ATGAGCAGCCAATGGATTTATTTAGGTGGCGAATATGTCAACAAAAATGAGGCCGTCGTTTCCGTTTACGACCATGGTTTCTTATATGGAGATGGGGTGTTCGAAGGCATTCGTGTCTACGAAGGCAACATCTTTAAGCTCGACGAACATTTGAATCGCTTGTATGATTCAGCAAAATCAATCATGCTTCAGATTCCATATGAAAAGGAGGAGCTGGAAGAAATTATTGCGGAAACCGTCCGAAAAAATCAGCTGGAGACCGCTTATATTCGCGTCGTTGTTTCTAGAGGATCTGGCAACTTGGGTCTAGATCCAGCGAGTTGTTCAAATCCACGTGTGGTTGTCATTGCTGAGGCACTCGCTTTATTCCCGAAAGAACTCTATGAACGCGGGGTAAGACTTGCATCTGTATCAAGCCGAAGAAACCGGCCGGACGTTTTACCTCCACAAGTGAAATCATTAAATTATTTAAATAATATCTTAGTGAAAATGGAAGCGAATCAAATAGGTGTAGATGAAGCCCTCATGCTGAATGATCAAGGTTACGTAACAGAAGGTTCAGCTGACAACATCTTCATCGTGAAGAATGGAACGATCCTGACGCCACCGACTTATCTAGGAGCACTCGAAGGAATAACGCGAAACGCCATCATCGATTTAGCCAAAGATAAAGGCTATGAAGTAAAAGAACAGCCGTTTACACGACATGATGTTTACGTGGCTGATGAAGTTTTCTTAACAGGAACAGCAGCTGAGGTCATTGCCGTTGTAGAAGTAGATCAGCGTCAAGTAGGAGATGGAAGCCCTGGCGTTGTTACAAATCACCTTCTCTCTGAATTCAGAAAGATCACAACCACAGATGGTCACAAAGTGTATGCTGAGAACCAGGCGAACGTCAGCTAG
- the sda gene encoding sporulation histidine kinase inhibitor Sda has translation MKKLPNDLLVDTYQMACKLELSLEFVQLLKQEMTRRGLDYTRPVIERRKKEKVTV, from the coding sequence GTGAAAAAACTGCCTAACGATTTACTGGTAGATACTTATCAAATGGCATGCAAACTAGAGCTTTCGCTTGAATTCGTTCAATTATTAAAACAGGAAATGACTCGACGGGGATTAGACTATACTAGACCTGTAATTGAACGTCGAAAAAAAGAAAAGGTAACGGTTTAA